Proteins from one Rhinoraja longicauda isolate Sanriku21f chromosome 41, sRhiLon1.1, whole genome shotgun sequence genomic window:
- the LOC144611711 gene encoding putative transcription factor Ovo-like 1, translating into MLTRHLKSHSAVKRHVCRFCEKGFNDTFDLKRHMRTHTGIRPYKCDLCDKAFTQRCSLESHLKKVHDVHQNYAYRERRCKVFVCEDCGFTSDQGDAYFLHIRDLHPRSPTACKFLRKHHASIHDRISRILFPRYL; encoded by the exons ATGCTGACCCGTCACCTGAAGTCCCACAGTGCGGTGAAGAGGCACGTCTGCCGCTTCTGTGAGAAAGGTTTCAATGACACCTTCGACCTGAAGAGGCACATGCGTACACACACAG gcattcggCCCTACAAGTGTGACCTGTGCGACAAGGCATTCACACAGCGGTGCTCACTGGAGTCCCACCTGAAGAAGGTCCACGACGTGCACCAGAACTACGCGTACCGGGAGCGCAGATGCAAGGTCTTTGTCTGTGAAGATTGTGGATTCACGTCCGATCAAGGGGATGCATACTTCCTCCACATCCGAGACCTCCACCCCAGGAGTCCCACCGCGTGCAAGTTCCTACGCAAACACCACGCCTCAATCCACGACAGGATCAGCAGGATACTCTTCCCACGCTACCTGTAA
- the polr2i gene encoding DNA-directed RNA polymerase II subunit RPB9: MAALQNAKLKKAAKCRNCDYQQEADNSCIYVNKITHEVDELTQIIADVAQDPTLPRTEDHPCPKCGHKEAVFFQSHSARAEDAMRLYYVCTAPHCGHRWTE; the protein is encoded by the exons aTGGCAGCACTGCAGAACGCCAAGCTGAAGAAAGCTGccaag TGTCGAAACTGTGACTACCAGCAAGAAGCTGATAATAGCTGCATCTACGTCAATAAAATCACACATGAAGTCGA TGAGCTGACGCAGATCATCGCGGACGTGGCTCAGGACCCGACGCTGCCCCGGACAGAGGACCATCCCTGCCCCAA GTGTGGACACAAAGAGGCCGTGTTTTTCCAGTCCCACAGCGCTAGAGCTGAG GATGCAATGCGGCTGTACTATGTGTGCACGGCCCCACACTGTGGGCATCGCTGGACGGAGTAA
- the vaspb gene encoding vasodilator-stimulated phosphoprotein yields MSETSMCQARATVMIYDDANKKWVPAGTGTQVFSRVHIYHNPSSNTFRVVGRKIQQDQQVVINCPIAKGLKYNQATPSFHQWRDLRQVWGLNFGSKEDAVLFANGMQHALEVLDGTANAGNAAPPRPVNNGPTAEEQEQQRRQRLEQQQKQEQLEQEQREQQERRNAAAAPPAPPPPAAGPPAPPPPPLSGAAPPPPPPPLPTGGPPPLPLPPCPPPPEGEGEMEREGVG; encoded by the exons TGAAACCAGTATGTGCCAAGCCCGGGCCACAGTGATGATCTACGACGATGCCAACAAGAAGTGGGTGCCAGCGGGTACAGGGACCCAGGTGTTCAGCCGGGTCCACATCTACCACAACCCCAGCAGCAACACCTTCCGTGTAGTAGGACGCAAGATTCAGCAGGACCAGCAG GTTGTGATCAACTGCCCGATCGCCAAGGGGCTGAAGTACAACCAGGCCACGCCCAGCTTCCACCAATGGAGGGACTTGCGGCAGGTGTGGGGACTGAACTTTGGCAGCAAGGAGGACGCCGTGCTCTTCGCCAATGGGATGCAGCATGCGCTGGAGGTGCTGGACGGCACAGCGAACGCCG GCAACGCCGCGCCGCCGCGGCCCGTCAACAACGGGCCCACTGCTGAGGAACAGGAGCAGCAACGCAG GCAACGGCTGGAACAGCAGCAGAAACAGGAACAGCTGGAGCAGGAACAGAGGGAACAACAGGAACGGCGCAATGCAG CTGCTGCTCCACCCGCCCCACCTCCCCCCGCTGCAGGACCACCCGCCCCACCACCGCCCCCCCTCTCTGGGGcggcaccccctcctcctcccccccctctccccacgggggggcctcctcccctccccctccccccctgcccaccTCCtcccgagggggagggggagatggagagggagggggtgggctga